One genomic segment of Salinigranum rubrum includes these proteins:
- a CDS encoding methyl-accepting chemotaxis protein, with protein MRPAGESLPQEAWEKRHRNILVLLLAHVPLLFALGTFNGTDPYITGTDFTAVPLEHAVGGVGVITAITAVAWWSGLPRRVRASVASVGLMTSSALLVYFSGGFIEAHFHFFVVAGVIATYEDYLPFAVGIVYVAVEHSMFGMTYPEAVYNHPDAVANPMGWGFVHAVFLLGLCAALVSNWFSIERSREETRQQIQNVKDSEEAKAEVEELNRQLVVQADELATAMNAVSKGDFTAEPPKNTDIEAIAAISDAFSEMKHELSATIVDLREFATSVERTTRSVHDDAETLEQAQQQLASDVRAFATDVRDQASNLESTTGELSNLSATIEEIAANADQVSNEAGNAADATDAGTNTAAAAVEAIEHIERSVGELAALVDSLDTRMDEVSESTDLIESIAEQTNTLALNANIEAARAVNDSEGFAVVADEVKSLADETQDHSAAISLTIDETIEDVKRVQREMEQTKAQIETGKETTADAGTAFTDLTTTVEGVDVSVTEVAAATDDGARTTEEVVDAITRVADEARSVAEQSESLADRAETRASTISDVRSQLDELTTQTGDLQEQLDAFTCEPTRS; from the coding sequence ATACGTCCCGCGGGGGAGTCGCTTCCACAGGAAGCCTGGGAGAAACGCCACCGCAACATCCTCGTCCTCTTACTCGCGCACGTCCCGCTTCTCTTCGCGCTCGGAACGTTCAACGGAACCGACCCGTACATCACCGGCACTGATTTCACGGCCGTCCCGCTCGAACACGCCGTCGGCGGTGTCGGAGTAATCACCGCCATCACGGCAGTCGCGTGGTGGTCGGGGCTCCCTCGACGCGTCCGTGCATCCGTCGCGTCGGTCGGGCTGATGACGAGTTCGGCGCTCTTAGTGTACTTCTCCGGCGGGTTCATCGAGGCGCACTTTCACTTCTTCGTCGTCGCGGGCGTCATCGCCACCTACGAGGACTACCTCCCCTTCGCCGTCGGTATCGTGTACGTCGCCGTCGAACACAGCATGTTCGGGATGACGTACCCCGAGGCGGTGTACAACCACCCCGACGCCGTCGCGAACCCGATGGGATGGGGGTTCGTCCACGCCGTCTTCCTCCTCGGCCTCTGTGCGGCGCTGGTGTCGAACTGGTTCTCCATCGAGCGCTCCCGCGAGGAGACGAGACAGCAGATCCAGAACGTCAAAGACAGCGAGGAGGCGAAGGCCGAGGTCGAGGAACTGAACAGGCAGTTGGTGGTGCAGGCGGACGAACTCGCCACGGCCATGAACGCGGTTTCGAAGGGTGACTTCACCGCCGAACCGCCGAAGAACACCGACATCGAGGCCATCGCGGCCATCAGCGACGCGTTCAGCGAGATGAAGCACGAACTCTCCGCGACCATCGTCGACCTCCGGGAGTTCGCGACCAGCGTGGAGCGGACGACGCGGTCGGTCCACGACGACGCCGAGACGCTCGAACAGGCCCAGCAGCAACTCGCGTCCGACGTCCGCGCGTTCGCGACCGACGTCAGAGACCAGGCGAGCAACCTCGAATCGACCACGGGCGAACTGAGCAACCTCTCGGCGACTATCGAGGAGATTGCCGCCAACGCCGATCAGGTGTCGAACGAGGCCGGGAACGCGGCCGACGCCACCGACGCGGGGACCAACACCGCGGCGGCGGCGGTCGAGGCCATCGAACACATCGAGCGGAGCGTCGGCGAACTCGCCGCGCTGGTCGACTCGCTCGACACCCGGATGGACGAGGTCTCCGAGAGCACCGACCTCATCGAGTCCATCGCCGAGCAGACGAACACGCTCGCGCTCAACGCCAACATCGAGGCCGCGCGGGCGGTCAACGACAGCGAGGGGTTCGCCGTCGTCGCCGACGAGGTGAAGTCGCTCGCCGACGAGACGCAAGACCACTCGGCCGCCATCAGTCTCACCATCGACGAGACCATCGAGGACGTCAAGCGCGTCCAGCGCGAGATGGAGCAGACCAAAGCACAGATCGAGACCGGCAAGGAGACCACGGCAGACGCGGGCACGGCGTTCACCGACCTGACGACGACCGTCGAGGGCGTCGACGTTTCGGTGACGGAGGTCGCCGCAGCCACCGACGACGGCGCGCGAACGACCGAAGAGGTCGTCGACGCCATCACGCGCGTCGCCGACGAAGCCCGGTCGGTCGCCGAACAGAGCGAGTCGCTCGCGGACCGCGCCGAGACCCGCGCGTCGACCATCTCCGACGTCCGGTCCCAGCTCGACGAACTCACCACCCAGACCGGGGACCTCCAAGAACAACTCGACGCGTTCACCTGCGAGCCGACCCGCAGCTGA
- a CDS encoding (2Fe-2S)-binding protein → MSTHDITLTVNGTDHDLTVASRTLLVDALREQLDYTGTHVGCETTRCGACTVLVDGRALKSCNLLAVQADGRRVETIEGVSEEGLHPLQAAFQAEHGLQCGYCTPGMVVTARALLESNPDPSREEIREAIEGNLCRCTGYHNIVDAVESAAATLREDSA, encoded by the coding sequence ATGAGTACACACGACATCACGTTGACCGTCAACGGAACCGACCACGACCTCACCGTCGCGTCGCGGACGCTCCTCGTCGACGCGCTCCGCGAGCAACTCGACTACACCGGCACCCACGTCGGCTGTGAGACCACGCGCTGTGGCGCCTGTACCGTCCTCGTCGACGGCCGCGCGCTGAAGTCGTGCAACCTCCTGGCCGTGCAGGCCGACGGGCGACGGGTCGAGACCATCGAGGGCGTCTCCGAGGAGGGTCTCCACCCGCTCCAGGCGGCGTTCCAGGCCGAACACGGCCTGCAGTGCGGCTACTGCACGCCGGGGATGGTCGTCACCGCCCGCGCGCTGCTCGAATCGAACCCGGACCCCTCACGGGAGGAGATCCGCGAGGCCATCGAGGGGAACCTCTGCCGCTGTACGGGCTATCACAACATCGTCGATGCCGTCGAGAGCGCCGCGGCGACCCTCCGGGAGGACTCCGCATGA
- a CDS encoding NifU family protein: MSTQGLERQTRNYLSNNVPQIQQHGGNFEIREVDEEAGQVTVAIGGACSGCGIAPMTMKAIEHRLPESVDGVSEVKVVRAGGPRAAVMPSKIDEMDEMEEYEDYDPPF; the protein is encoded by the coding sequence ATGAGCACTCAAGGCCTCGAACGGCAGACGCGGAACTACCTGAGCAACAACGTCCCGCAGATCCAGCAGCACGGTGGCAACTTCGAGATTCGAGAGGTCGACGAGGAGGCCGGACAGGTGACCGTCGCCATCGGCGGCGCCTGTTCGGGGTGCGGTATCGCCCCGATGACCATGAAGGCCATCGAACACCGCCTGCCCGAGAGCGTCGACGGGGTTTCGGAGGTCAAGGTCGTTCGGGCGGGCGGCCCCCGAGCAGCGGTGATGCCGTCGAAGATCGACGAGATGGACGAGATGGAGGAGTACGAGGACTACGACCCGCCGTTCTGA
- a CDS encoding methyl-accepting chemotaxis protein — translation MNGQSMLPSWLRRSYMRQFVATVLVVMVVVAGFGFFVQNMIGDELRDDTQTELRRVAELEADGFAGWVETNKRTVQLLSDSEAVQVIDTSTAVGALDQKRAQLPETVHALHLVDRRSGTVIGSTDDVREGAPLGTLGIVWMDQLLADAAQDDTLVSEGYRRDGTELVAFASPISGERALVMTVDTTERASQFSTPIEGGFTQVVDGNGIVEFAESEEAVLREYRWGADAVALQRGAADESGVVEQDGYVVGYAPVEGTDWVVLTHAPTGGAYGVVDLIERDVLLLVGLSALGFVVVGLTIGRSTVRALDDLAETARELEAGNLDVSVETDREDEIGRLYGAFGAMRDAIHEQLREANALAEHLDRKAASYDAAMERAADGDLTVRVDPESESEAMRKVGEGFNEMVASVESTLTQVQSFADSVATASEEVTAGADEVSRASDEVALSVEEISDGAAEQEERLEEVSAEMTDLSATVEEIASSSAEVARTSETAADSAEAGAGYASDAMAEMRRIERQSERSAEEVAALDEEMNRIGEVVSLIEGVAEQTNLLALNASIEAAGAGDAGDGFAVVADEIKALAEEVTESTAEVAGLVEDVQASTTSAVDDMAEMRERVADGADTVEEALDALDEISEDVTAANAGVQSISDATDEQATTAEQVVGVVDRVATVGRQTAAEAQSVSAAAEEQTASLSEVSDSADSLAASAARLSSTLDAFELGERDGSHAPARTPTGDGGVAATDGGEPPSTERR, via the coding sequence ATGAACGGACAGTCGATGCTGCCCTCGTGGCTTCGTCGGAGCTACATGCGGCAGTTCGTCGCGACGGTCCTCGTCGTCATGGTCGTCGTCGCCGGGTTCGGGTTCTTCGTCCAGAACATGATCGGCGACGAACTCAGAGACGATACCCAGACCGAGCTCCGGCGAGTCGCCGAACTCGAAGCGGACGGGTTCGCGGGGTGGGTCGAGACGAACAAACGCACGGTCCAACTCCTGTCGGACTCGGAGGCGGTCCAGGTTATCGACACGTCGACCGCGGTCGGGGCGCTGGACCAGAAGCGAGCGCAGTTGCCCGAGACCGTCCACGCGCTCCACCTCGTCGACCGGCGGTCGGGGACGGTCATCGGAAGCACCGACGACGTCAGGGAGGGAGCGCCGCTCGGGACGCTCGGAATCGTGTGGATGGACCAGTTGCTCGCCGACGCCGCACAGGACGACACGCTCGTCTCGGAGGGGTACCGGCGCGACGGGACCGAACTCGTCGCGTTCGCCAGCCCCATCTCCGGCGAGCGCGCCCTCGTGATGACCGTCGACACGACCGAGCGCGCCAGCCAGTTCAGCACGCCCATCGAGGGCGGGTTCACCCAGGTCGTCGACGGCAACGGCATCGTCGAGTTCGCCGAGAGCGAGGAGGCCGTGCTGCGCGAGTACCGGTGGGGGGCCGACGCGGTCGCGCTCCAGCGCGGCGCTGCCGACGAATCGGGCGTCGTCGAACAGGACGGATACGTCGTCGGCTACGCGCCCGTCGAGGGGACCGACTGGGTCGTACTGACGCACGCGCCGACGGGAGGGGCCTACGGGGTCGTCGACCTCATCGAACGTGACGTGCTCCTCTTGGTGGGGCTCTCGGCGCTCGGATTCGTCGTCGTCGGCCTCACCATCGGCCGGAGCACCGTCCGGGCGCTCGACGACCTCGCCGAGACCGCGCGGGAACTGGAGGCGGGGAACCTCGACGTGTCCGTCGAGACCGACCGCGAGGACGAAATCGGGCGGCTGTACGGGGCGTTCGGTGCGATGCGCGACGCCATCCACGAACAGTTGCGGGAGGCGAACGCCCTCGCCGAGCACCTCGACCGGAAGGCCGCCAGCTACGACGCCGCGATGGAACGGGCAGCGGACGGAGACCTCACGGTCCGCGTCGACCCCGAGAGCGAGAGCGAGGCGATGCGGAAGGTCGGCGAGGGGTTCAACGAGATGGTCGCGTCGGTCGAGTCCACGCTCACACAGGTGCAGTCGTTCGCCGACAGCGTGGCCACCGCGAGCGAGGAGGTGACCGCCGGCGCCGACGAGGTGAGCCGCGCGAGCGACGAGGTCGCGCTCTCGGTGGAGGAAATCTCCGACGGGGCGGCCGAACAGGAAGAGCGGCTCGAGGAGGTGTCGGCGGAGATGACCGACCTCTCGGCGACGGTCGAGGAGATCGCCTCCTCGTCGGCGGAGGTCGCCCGGACGTCTGAGACGGCGGCCGACAGCGCCGAGGCCGGTGCCGGGTACGCGAGCGACGCGATGGCGGAGATGCGGCGCATCGAGCGGCAGAGCGAGCGCTCCGCCGAGGAGGTGGCGGCGCTGGACGAGGAGATGAATCGAATAGGGGAAGTCGTCTCGCTCATCGAGGGCGTCGCCGAACAGACGAACCTCCTGGCGCTGAACGCCTCCATCGAGGCGGCCGGCGCGGGCGACGCGGGCGACGGGTTCGCCGTCGTCGCCGACGAGATCAAGGCGCTCGCCGAAGAGGTGACCGAGTCGACCGCCGAGGTCGCCGGCCTCGTCGAGGACGTACAGGCCTCGACGACGAGCGCCGTCGACGACATGGCGGAGATGCGAGAGCGGGTTGCGGACGGGGCCGACACCGTCGAGGAGGCGCTCGACGCCCTCGACGAGATTTCGGAGGACGTCACCGCGGCGAACGCCGGCGTCCAGTCCATCAGCGACGCGACCGACGAACAGGCGACCACCGCCGAGCAGGTGGTCGGGGTCGTCGACAGGGTGGCGACCGTCGGCCGGCAGACGGCAGCGGAGGCACAGTCGGTCTCGGCCGCCGCCGAGGAGCAGACCGCCTCGCTCTCGGAGGTGTCCGACAGCGCCGACTCGCTGGCGGCGAGCGCGGCGAGGCTCTCGTCGACGCTCGACGCCTTCGAACTCGGCGAACGGGACGGGTCGCACGCCCCGGCACGGACACCGACGGGAGATGGTGGCGTCGCCGCGACCGACGGCGGCGAGCCACCGAGCACCGAACGGCGGTGA
- a CDS encoding DUF2270 domain-containing protein, whose translation MIDSEVADGILDDLSTYEYASERHVCFLLIWRAPLRRGATHALDVDDYDPQEVSLDVRHHPETGTPIKNKRDGERFIDLSEETHPSHTIQPSYTSLWYDVYRSRIRMLQQNLFANALDPSQGTEHPDWRVELSNDYRTPKLKVTFREALANRLRRVYLALFGVLLAAWIFRITVTPRQDWLTTAAIAAAPGSVVVGVVATFSVTVLGIAIWPHKRQAKGESREGDPETWNED comes from the coding sequence ATGATCGACTCTGAGGTCGCTGACGGAATTTTGGACGATCTCTCCACCTACGAGTACGCATCTGAACGTCACGTCTGCTTTCTCCTCATATGGCGTGCACCGCTCCGGAGAGGCGCTACTCATGCACTGGATGTGGACGACTACGATCCACAGGAAGTGTCGCTGGACGTTCGCCACCACCCGGAGACGGGGACACCAATCAAAAACAAGCGCGATGGGGAACGATTCATTGACCTCTCAGAAGAGACACACCCGTCGCACACGATTCAGCCATCGTACACCAGTCTATGGTACGATGTATATCGATCGCGTATTCGGATGCTTCAGCAGAATCTCTTCGCAAATGCGCTCGACCCGTCCCAGGGCACCGAACATCCGGACTGGCGAGTAGAACTCAGCAACGATTACCGGACGCCAAAGTTGAAAGTCACGTTCCGGGAGGCACTCGCTAACCGACTTCGACGTGTCTACCTCGCCCTGTTCGGGGTGTTGCTCGCTGCTTGGATCTTCCGCATCACAGTCACGCCTCGTCAAGATTGGCTCACCACCGCCGCAATTGCCGCTGCTCCTGGTTCCGTCGTGGTTGGGGTCGTCGCCACATTCTCCGTGACGGTACTCGGCATTGCGATATGGCCTCACAAACGACAGGCAAAGGGAGAGTCCCGTGAAGGCGATCCGGAGACGTGGAACGAGGATTAA
- a CDS encoding 2Fe-2S iron-sulfur cluster-binding protein: MVEINVVGLSMGVLLTLIAVALHYSKGTGWQSTQDISQEVLDRRAETVPETDFPEPMNRSIGGGAAAVAAGASAEGAELEEGGEETAEETGPADIPEDEVEYFEVEFVKEGETIEVANNKTILESGEDHGWDLPYACRQGSCVSCAGQIQDGPSEDYVVHDNQQMLDDGELDDGYTLTCVAYPRGSFTIETGKAP, encoded by the coding sequence ATGGTCGAGATCAACGTCGTGGGACTCAGTATGGGCGTCCTGCTGACGCTCATCGCCGTCGCGCTGCACTACTCCAAAGGGACGGGGTGGCAGTCGACGCAGGACATCTCACAGGAGGTGCTGGACCGTCGGGCGGAGACGGTCCCCGAGACGGACTTCCCCGAACCGATGAACCGCTCCATCGGCGGTGGCGCCGCCGCCGTCGCCGCGGGCGCCAGCGCTGAGGGTGCCGAACTCGAAGAAGGCGGCGAGGAAACCGCCGAGGAGACCGGCCCCGCCGACATCCCCGAGGACGAGGTCGAGTACTTCGAGGTGGAGTTCGTCAAGGAGGGCGAGACCATCGAAGTCGCCAACAACAAGACCATCCTCGAATCCGGCGAGGACCACGGCTGGGACCTCCCATATGCGTGCCGGCAGGGGTCGTGCGTCTCCTGTGCCGGACAGATCCAGGACGGACCCTCCGAGGACTACGTCGTCCACGACAACCAGCAGATGCTCGACGACGGCGAACTCGACGACGGCTACACCCTGACGTGTGTGGCGTATCCGCGCGGTTCGTTCACCATCGAGACGGGCAAAGCGCCCTGA
- a CDS encoding proton-conducting transporter transmembrane domain-containing protein, producing MTDVLTLPLWVAFVVAAVAAATLPRRPGHALAVALTLVTVPWAFALPAGTVLSVAPLGFEQVLLRVDGLTRPVAALFGFVAAANVLYGYATGADGRQTAYALCYMGAGVAAVVAGDWLTLLVAWELLAVASTVLVWHHGGEAVRVAFRYAVYHLLGGAFLVAGVALQFTATGTFLYGDGFTPGLPTALALVGVSVNLGVVGLHAWLSETYPVPHVAASVVLAGFTTKVAVYVLARVVPDGSVVVAWLGAVMILYGVTQAVLQTDLRRLLSYHIVSQVGYMVVAVGIGTAAGLTGAFAHLTAHVLYKGLLFMVAGAIVIRTGEESLKRLGGLARRMPLTFATFLVAALAIAGFPGFSGFVSKGLVTKAVESAGTGVALGPLGGDLLWWALVAGSVGTVLSFAKFGYYAFVRAAPARVPVARAPRTLSVSLVVVAVPCVLFGVFPTAFLGLFAGDPGSFEPYAASELTKALAATAVGVVGFVVLRGPIARLPAVDVDRVLHPAAARVATATAASFVRVGDAASARGAALSAHLGSLAGRDERVDTSLHAALWALALTTALALLAAALA from the coding sequence ATGACCGACGTGCTCACCCTGCCGCTCTGGGTCGCGTTCGTCGTCGCAGCAGTCGCCGCTGCGACGCTGCCGCGGAGGCCGGGGCACGCCCTCGCGGTCGCTCTCACGCTCGTAACGGTCCCGTGGGCGTTCGCGCTCCCGGCCGGCACCGTCCTCTCGGTGGCACCGCTGGGCTTCGAGCAGGTCCTCCTCCGCGTGGACGGTCTGACTCGCCCCGTCGCCGCGCTGTTCGGGTTCGTCGCCGCCGCGAACGTGCTCTACGGCTACGCGACCGGTGCCGACGGCCGGCAGACCGCGTACGCCCTCTGCTACATGGGCGCGGGCGTCGCCGCCGTCGTCGCCGGGGACTGGCTGACGCTCCTCGTCGCGTGGGAACTGCTGGCCGTCGCCTCCACCGTGTTGGTCTGGCACCACGGCGGCGAGGCCGTCCGGGTCGCGTTCAGGTACGCCGTCTACCACCTTCTCGGCGGGGCGTTCCTCGTCGCGGGCGTCGCGCTGCAGTTCACGGCGACGGGGACGTTCCTCTACGGCGACGGCTTCACCCCCGGCCTGCCGACCGCGCTCGCGCTGGTCGGCGTGAGCGTCAACCTCGGCGTCGTCGGTCTCCACGCCTGGCTCTCGGAGACCTACCCGGTGCCGCACGTCGCCGCGAGCGTCGTGCTGGCGGGCTTCACCACGAAGGTCGCCGTCTACGTCCTCGCGCGCGTCGTCCCCGACGGGAGCGTCGTCGTCGCCTGGCTCGGCGCCGTGATGATCCTGTACGGCGTGACGCAGGCGGTCCTCCAGACCGATCTGCGACGACTGCTCTCGTACCACATCGTCTCGCAGGTGGGGTACATGGTCGTCGCCGTCGGCATCGGCACGGCCGCCGGCCTCACGGGCGCGTTCGCCCACCTGACGGCACACGTCCTCTACAAGGGCCTGCTGTTCATGGTCGCCGGCGCCATCGTCATCCGCACGGGGGAGGAGTCGCTGAAGCGCCTCGGCGGCCTCGCCCGGCGGATGCCGCTCACGTTCGCGACGTTCCTCGTCGCGGCGCTGGCCATCGCGGGCTTCCCCGGTTTCTCCGGCTTCGTCAGCAAGGGCCTCGTCACCAAGGCTGTCGAGAGCGCCGGCACCGGCGTCGCGCTCGGTCCCCTCGGCGGGGACCTGCTCTGGTGGGCGCTCGTCGCCGGGAGCGTCGGCACGGTCCTGTCGTTCGCGAAGTTCGGCTACTACGCGTTCGTCCGCGCCGCCCCCGCCCGGGTTCCCGTCGCCCGCGCCCCCCGGACGCTGTCCGTCTCGCTCGTCGTCGTCGCCGTGCCCTGCGTCCTCTTCGGGGTCTTTCCCACCGCCTTCTTGGGGCTGTTCGCCGGCGACCCGGGGAGCTTCGAGCCGTACGCGGCGAGCGAACTCACGAAGGCGCTCGCGGCCACCGCCGTCGGCGTCGTCGGCTTCGTCGTCCTCCGCGGGCCAATCGCCCGCCTCCCGGCCGTCGACGTCGACCGGGTGCTGCACCCGGCGGCGGCGCGGGTCGCCACCGCGACGGCAGCGTCGTTCGTCCGCGTCGGCGACGCGGCGTCGGCGAGGGGCGCGGCCCTCTCGGCCCACCTCGGCTCGCTGGCCGGGCGGGACGAGCGCGTCGACACGTCGCTCCACGCGGCGCTGTGGGCGCTGGCGCTCACGACGGCGCTCGCGCTGCTCGCCGCGGCACTCGCGTGA
- a CDS encoding metal-dependent transcriptional regulator: MSEASQYLLAVYLVEREASAPVAPGTVADAVNRSPSAATEMLQRLDERGLVVHEPYEGASLTPAGRDTAEELHETYLVLSRFFRDVLELDDYDDEAMRLAGNVSPVVAEQLATNLLDDEDTQMRRDTTHQFVGDGDG, translated from the coding sequence ATGAGCGAGGCGTCACAGTACCTGCTCGCCGTCTACCTCGTCGAACGGGAGGCGTCGGCACCGGTTGCGCCCGGTACCGTCGCCGACGCCGTCAACCGGTCGCCGTCCGCGGCGACCGAGATGCTCCAGCGCCTCGACGAACGGGGCCTCGTGGTTCACGAACCGTACGAGGGAGCATCGTTGACCCCTGCCGGGCGCGACACGGCCGAAGAACTGCACGAGACGTATCTCGTCCTCTCGCGGTTCTTCCGCGACGTGCTCGAACTGGACGACTACGACGACGAGGCCATGCGACTCGCGGGGAACGTGAGTCCGGTCGTCGCCGAGCAGTTGGCGACGAACCTCCTCGATGACGAAGACACCCAGATGCGGAGGGACACGACGCATCAGTTCGTCGGCGACGGCGACGGGTGA
- a CDS encoding DUF4177 domain-containing protein, with product MDGNNPSKWEYKTLEPPKGLTKRETIDPTEELNELGAEGWELTATLDYDRGGTKLLLLKRPVYDE from the coding sequence ATGGACGGCAATAATCCATCAAAATGGGAGTACAAGACGCTCGAACCGCCGAAGGGATTGACGAAGCGTGAGACTATCGACCCCACAGAGGAGTTGAACGAACTCGGCGCGGAAGGTTGGGAACTCACCGCCACGCTCGATTACGACAGGGGTGGAACGAAGCTACTGCTCCTCAAGCGACCGGTGTACGATGAGTGA
- a CDS encoding FAD binding domain-containing protein yields the protein MYPAEFDYYRAGSVDEAIDLLGAHEGAELLAGGHGLFPLMKTNEHSPPVLVDIGRVDGLSGVSVDGDTVSVGALTTHAEMAASEILNERATALADAAGELGDFQVRNGGTFGGNVAHADPRSDPPAALLALGGEVHVEGPDGERTMAVDDFFRGAFETALDPGELVTSISVPAHGPGEASAYVRYRNPLSGYALVGVGVALRTDDGRIESARVAATGVLDAPFRLDAVEAALTDSRLDADVVDDAATEAADGLDAEDVQSDVQASGAYRLGVLPTYTRRALSAALDRLD from the coding sequence ATGTACCCCGCGGAGTTCGACTACTACCGCGCCGGTTCCGTCGACGAGGCCATCGACCTCCTCGGCGCGCACGAGGGTGCAGAACTCCTCGCCGGCGGCCACGGGCTCTTCCCGCTGATGAAGACGAACGAGCACTCGCCCCCGGTGCTCGTCGACATCGGACGCGTCGACGGGCTCTCGGGCGTCTCCGTCGACGGCGACACGGTCTCGGTCGGGGCGCTGACGACCCACGCCGAGATGGCGGCCTCCGAGATCTTAAACGAGCGCGCGACCGCGCTCGCGGACGCCGCGGGCGAACTGGGCGACTTCCAGGTCCGAAACGGCGGGACGTTCGGCGGCAACGTCGCCCACGCCGACCCGCGCTCGGACCCGCCGGCCGCCCTGCTCGCACTCGGCGGCGAGGTTCACGTCGAGGGGCCCGACGGCGAACGGACCATGGCGGTCGACGACTTCTTCCGGGGAGCGTTCGAGACGGCGCTCGACCCCGGCGAACTCGTCACCTCGATTTCGGTCCCCGCCCACGGACCCGGCGAGGCGAGCGCGTACGTCCGCTATCGGAACCCGCTGTCGGGCTACGCGCTCGTCGGCGTCGGCGTCGCGCTGCGAACGGACGACGGACGAATCGAATCGGCCAGGGTCGCCGCGACGGGCGTCCTCGACGCGCCGTTCAGGCTCGACGCGGTCGAAGCCGCCCTCACCGATTCGAGGCTCGACGCCGACGTCGTGGACGACGCGGCGACGGAGGCGGCGGACGGACTCGACGCCGAGGACGTCCAGTCCGACGTCCAGGCCTCCGGTGCGTACCGACTCGGCGTGCTCCCGACGTACACGCGCCGGGCGCTCTCGGCGGCGCTCGACCGACTCGACTAG